One window of Myxocyprinus asiaticus isolate MX2 ecotype Aquarium Trade chromosome 4, UBuf_Myxa_2, whole genome shotgun sequence genomic DNA carries:
- the hspb11 gene encoding intraflagellar transport protein 25 homolog isoform X2, which produces MLDAALSSYGAQIVLVSSSDENHPPENIIDGKTETFWVSTGMFPQEFIIRFPDNMKIFTISIHSYNKFEHTESSLQNNDINVNVSNATHLRFLILSGYDHFVSVHKVSVQS; this is translated from the exons ATGCTTGATGCTGCTTTAAGCTCATACGGTGCCCAGATTGTCTTGGTTTCATCAAGTGATGAGAATCATCCACCGGAGAATATAATTGACGG AAAAACGGAGACGTTCTGGGTTTCAACTGGCATGTTTCCTCAAGAGTTTATCATCCGCTTTCCAGATAACATGAAAATATTCACAATCTCCATTCACAGTTACAACA AGTTTGAGCACACAGAGAGCAGCCTACAAAATAATGACATTAAT GTAAATGTATCAAATGCAACTCATTTGCGGTTCCTCATATTGTCTGGATATGACCATTTTGTCTCTGTACACAAAGTTAGTGTACAATCATGA
- the LOC127434884 gene encoding methylcrotonoyl-CoA carboxylase beta chain, mitochondrial-like isoform X1, producing the protein MILQYVRPTVSLIRSKSVNAAVSRLYHADKVATLGSQPDVQSPVFQENYERMQALVKELKDRAEKIKLGGGEKARNLHTSRGKLLPRERIDRLLDPGSPFLEFSQFAAYQLYGKEEVPAGGIITGIGRVSGLECMIVANDATVKGGTYYPVTVKKHLRAQEIAQQNHLPCIYLVDSGGANLPRQADVFPDRDHFGRIFFNQAHLSSEGIAQIAVVMGSCTAGGAYVPAMADKSIIVRKQGTIFLGGPPLVKAATGEEVSAEDLGGADLHCRKSGVTDHYALDDNHALHLARKVIRSLNYKKKLDVTVEPPEAPLFPVDELYGIVGDNLKRNFDIREVIARIVDGSKFDEFKAFYGDTLVTGFARIFGYPVGIIGNNGVLFSESAKKGTHFIELCCQRNIPLLFLQNITGFMVGREYEAGGIAKDGAKMVTAVACANVPKITVIIGGSYGAGNYGMCGRAYSPRFLYMWPNSRISVMGGEQAATVLATITKDQKVREGKEFTIEQEAAMKEPIIKRFEEEGSPYYSSARLWDDGIIDPADTRLVLGLSLSAALNAPTHKTRFGVFRM; encoded by the exons ATGATTCTGCAGTATGTTAGACCGACGGTCTCGCTCATTCGGAGCAAGAGTGTAAATGCTGCCGTCTCCAGATTATATCATGCGGATAAAGTGGCAACGCTGGGCTCGCAGCCGGACGTTCAGTCTCCGGTCTTTCAG GAGAATTACGAGCGAATGCAAGCGCTGGTGAAGGAGTTGAAGGACAGAGCAGAAAAAATCAAACTTG GAGGTGGAGAAAAAGCAAGAAACCTTCATACATCCCGAGGAAAGCTTCTGCCTCGAGAACGCATCGACAGACTGTTGGATCCTGG ATCTCCCTTTCTGGAGTTTTCCCAGTTTGCTGCCTATCAGTTATATGGTAAGGAGGAGGTTCCTGCAGGAGGCATTATCACTGGTATTGGCAGAGTCTCAGG GTTGGAATGTATGATAGTTGCAAATGATGCCACTGTCAAAGGTGGTACCTATTATCCGGTTACAGTAAAGAAGCACCTACGTGCCCAAGAGATTGCACAGCAAAACCATTTGCCATGCATATACCTGG TGGATTCTGGAGGAGCCAATTTACCCAGACAGGCAGATGTGTTTCCAGACAGAGATCACTTTGGGCGCATCTTCTTTAATCAGGCCCATCTTTCCTCTGAAGGAATTGCACAG ATAGCTGTTGTTATGGGTTCCTGCACGGCCGGGGGTGCCTATGTCCCTGCCATGGCTGATAAAAGCATCATAGTACGCAAACAAGGGACCATTTTTCTGGGAGGACCACCACTG GTAAAAGCTGCTACAGGTGAAGAGGTGTCTGCTGAAGACCTAGGAGGTGCAGACCTTCACTGCAG AAAGTCAGGAGTAACCGATCATTATGCCTTGGATGACAACCATGCCCTTCACCTTGCACGGAAAGTAATACGAAGCCTGAACTACAAGAAAAAACTTGAT GTTACTGTGGAGCCTCCGGAGGCACCTCTGTTTCCTGTGGATGAACTATATGGGATTGTGGGAGACAACCTCAAACGCAACTTTGACATTCGAGAG GTTATTGCTCGTATTGTTGATGGCAGTAAATTTGATGAATTCAAGGCCTTCTATGGAGACACACTTGTCACAG GTTTTGCCCGGATATTTGGCTACCCTGTTGGAATTATAGGCAATAATGGTGTGCTGTTCTCAGAATCTGCAAAGAAA ggaACTCATTTCATTGAGCTTTGCTGTCAGAGAAACATTCCACTCCTCTTCCTTCAAAATATTACAG GCTTCATGGTTGGCAGAGAGTATGAGGCTGGAGGTATTGCTAAAGATGGAGCTAAAATGGTGACAGCCGTGGCCTGTGCCAATGTGCCTAAGATTACTGTAATCATTGGAGGATCGTATGGTGCTGGGAACTATGGCATGTGTGGTAGAGCATATAG CCCCCGGTTCCTGTACATGTGGCCCAATTCACGGATCTCAGTAATGGGAGGGGAGCAGGCAGCAACTGTACTTGCCACCATAACTAAAGATCAAAAAGTAAGGGAAGGAAAGGAG TTTACAATAGAGCAGGAGGCTGCTATGAAGGAGCCAATTATCAAACGCTTTGAGGAGGAGGGAAGCCCATATTATTCCAGTGCCAG ATTGTGGGACGATGGGATCATTGACCCTGCTGACACTCGCCTTGTCCTGGGCTTGAGTTTGAGTGCTGCCCTCAATGCACCCACACATAAAACCCGCTTTGGTGTCTTCAGAATGTAA
- the hspb11 gene encoding intraflagellar transport protein 25 homolog isoform X1 has protein sequence MLDAALSSYGAQIVLVSSSDENHPPENIIDGKTETFWVSTGMFPQEFIIRFPDNMKIFTISIHSYNIKNLRIEKGTSEDADKFEAIAETEFEHTESSLQNNDINVNVSNATHLRFLILSGYDHFVSVHKVSVQS, from the exons ATGCTTGATGCTGCTTTAAGCTCATACGGTGCCCAGATTGTCTTGGTTTCATCAAGTGATGAGAATCATCCACCGGAGAATATAATTGACGG AAAAACGGAGACGTTCTGGGTTTCAACTGGCATGTTTCCTCAAGAGTTTATCATCCGCTTTCCAGATAACATGAAAATATTCACAATCTCCATTCACAGTTACAACA TTAAAAACTTGAGAATAGAGAAAGGCACATCAGAGGATGCTGATAAATTTGAAGCTATTGCAGAGACAG AGTTTGAGCACACAGAGAGCAGCCTACAAAATAATGACATTAAT GTAAATGTATCAAATGCAACTCATTTGCGGTTCCTCATATTGTCTGGATATGACCATTTTGTCTCTGTACACAAAGTTAGTGTACAATCATGA
- the LOC127434884 gene encoding methylcrotonoyl-CoA carboxylase beta chain, mitochondrial-like isoform X2 — translation MILQYVRPTVSLIRSKSVNAAVSRLYHADKVATLGSQPDVQSPVFQENYERMQALVKELKDRAEKIKLGGEKARNLHTSRGKLLPRERIDRLLDPGSPFLEFSQFAAYQLYGKEEVPAGGIITGIGRVSGLECMIVANDATVKGGTYYPVTVKKHLRAQEIAQQNHLPCIYLVDSGGANLPRQADVFPDRDHFGRIFFNQAHLSSEGIAQIAVVMGSCTAGGAYVPAMADKSIIVRKQGTIFLGGPPLVKAATGEEVSAEDLGGADLHCRKSGVTDHYALDDNHALHLARKVIRSLNYKKKLDVTVEPPEAPLFPVDELYGIVGDNLKRNFDIREVIARIVDGSKFDEFKAFYGDTLVTGFARIFGYPVGIIGNNGVLFSESAKKGTHFIELCCQRNIPLLFLQNITGFMVGREYEAGGIAKDGAKMVTAVACANVPKITVIIGGSYGAGNYGMCGRAYSPRFLYMWPNSRISVMGGEQAATVLATITKDQKVREGKEFTIEQEAAMKEPIIKRFEEEGSPYYSSARLWDDGIIDPADTRLVLGLSLSAALNAPTHKTRFGVFRM, via the exons ATGATTCTGCAGTATGTTAGACCGACGGTCTCGCTCATTCGGAGCAAGAGTGTAAATGCTGCCGTCTCCAGATTATATCATGCGGATAAAGTGGCAACGCTGGGCTCGCAGCCGGACGTTCAGTCTCCGGTCTTTCAG GAGAATTACGAGCGAATGCAAGCGCTGGTGAAGGAGTTGAAGGACAGAGCAGAAAAAATCAAACTTG GTGGAGAAAAAGCAAGAAACCTTCATACATCCCGAGGAAAGCTTCTGCCTCGAGAACGCATCGACAGACTGTTGGATCCTGG ATCTCCCTTTCTGGAGTTTTCCCAGTTTGCTGCCTATCAGTTATATGGTAAGGAGGAGGTTCCTGCAGGAGGCATTATCACTGGTATTGGCAGAGTCTCAGG GTTGGAATGTATGATAGTTGCAAATGATGCCACTGTCAAAGGTGGTACCTATTATCCGGTTACAGTAAAGAAGCACCTACGTGCCCAAGAGATTGCACAGCAAAACCATTTGCCATGCATATACCTGG TGGATTCTGGAGGAGCCAATTTACCCAGACAGGCAGATGTGTTTCCAGACAGAGATCACTTTGGGCGCATCTTCTTTAATCAGGCCCATCTTTCCTCTGAAGGAATTGCACAG ATAGCTGTTGTTATGGGTTCCTGCACGGCCGGGGGTGCCTATGTCCCTGCCATGGCTGATAAAAGCATCATAGTACGCAAACAAGGGACCATTTTTCTGGGAGGACCACCACTG GTAAAAGCTGCTACAGGTGAAGAGGTGTCTGCTGAAGACCTAGGAGGTGCAGACCTTCACTGCAG AAAGTCAGGAGTAACCGATCATTATGCCTTGGATGACAACCATGCCCTTCACCTTGCACGGAAAGTAATACGAAGCCTGAACTACAAGAAAAAACTTGAT GTTACTGTGGAGCCTCCGGAGGCACCTCTGTTTCCTGTGGATGAACTATATGGGATTGTGGGAGACAACCTCAAACGCAACTTTGACATTCGAGAG GTTATTGCTCGTATTGTTGATGGCAGTAAATTTGATGAATTCAAGGCCTTCTATGGAGACACACTTGTCACAG GTTTTGCCCGGATATTTGGCTACCCTGTTGGAATTATAGGCAATAATGGTGTGCTGTTCTCAGAATCTGCAAAGAAA ggaACTCATTTCATTGAGCTTTGCTGTCAGAGAAACATTCCACTCCTCTTCCTTCAAAATATTACAG GCTTCATGGTTGGCAGAGAGTATGAGGCTGGAGGTATTGCTAAAGATGGAGCTAAAATGGTGACAGCCGTGGCCTGTGCCAATGTGCCTAAGATTACTGTAATCATTGGAGGATCGTATGGTGCTGGGAACTATGGCATGTGTGGTAGAGCATATAG CCCCCGGTTCCTGTACATGTGGCCCAATTCACGGATCTCAGTAATGGGAGGGGAGCAGGCAGCAACTGTACTTGCCACCATAACTAAAGATCAAAAAGTAAGGGAAGGAAAGGAG TTTACAATAGAGCAGGAGGCTGCTATGAAGGAGCCAATTATCAAACGCTTTGAGGAGGAGGGAAGCCCATATTATTCCAGTGCCAG ATTGTGGGACGATGGGATCATTGACCCTGCTGACACTCGCCTTGTCCTGGGCTTGAGTTTGAGTGCTGCCCTCAATGCACCCACACATAAAACCCGCTTTGGTGTCTTCAGAATGTAA
- the smn1 gene encoding survival motor neuron protein 1 isoform X2 has translation MANGAEDVIFCRGTGHNALKGENDVTPNKKDKPGKKRKNNKKSKSRKKCNAAPDKEWQVGDSCFAFWSEDGNLYAATISSIDHEKGTGVIIFTDYGNEEEQNLSDLLTEGSDLDEETQTPADVQRVKETESSTEESDRSFTPHQSGHQKHKSKGRSPMGPPSWVPGFPPGLPPGPHFHKSDGRRSEGPGPFFPGWPPMIPPGPPMIPPPPPMSPDTMEDDEALGSMLISWYMSGYHTGYYMGLKQGRREAAASKKSHRK, from the exons ATGGCAAATGGAGCGGAAGACGTCATATTTTGTCGAGGAACGGGTCAT AATGCATTGAAAGGAGAGAATGATGTGACACCAAACAAGAAAGATAAACCTGGGAAGAAgcggaaaaacaacaaaaagagtaaAAGCAGAAAGAAATGTAACGCAGCGCCTGATAAGGAG TGGCAAGTTGGGGACTCCTGTTTTGCATTCTGGTCTGAGGATGGCAACTTGTATGCTGCTACCATTTCCTCAATCGACCACGAGAAGGGCACCGGTGTCATCATTTTTACAGACTACGGTAATGAGGAAGAACAGAACCTCAGTGACCTTCTAACAGAGGGTTCGGACTTGGATGAGGAAACTCAAACACCAGCAGATGTACAAAGA GTCAAAGAGACAGAGTCATCGACAGAAGAGAGTGATAGATCTTTTACCCCACACCAGTCTGGTCATCAGAAGCACAAATCTAAGGGCAGATCTCCCATGGGGCCTCCGTCTTGGGTTCCTGGTTTCCCTCCTGGACTTCCACCAGGACCTCACTTCCATAAG TCGGATGGCAGACGGTCAGAAGGTCCTGGACCTTTCTTCCCTGGATGGCCTCCCATGATTCCACCTGGTCCCCCG ATGATCCCACCACCTCCACCAATGAGTCCAGACACCATGGAGGATGACGAGGCCTTGGGCAGTATGCTTATTTCCTGGTACATGAGTGGCTATCACACAGGATACTATATG
- the smn1 gene encoding survival motor neuron protein 1 isoform X1 has product MANGAEDVIFCRGTGHSDDSDIWDDTALIKAYDKAVVSFKNALKGENDVTPNKKDKPGKKRKNNKKSKSRKKCNAAPDKEWQVGDSCFAFWSEDGNLYAATISSIDHEKGTGVIIFTDYGNEEEQNLSDLLTEGSDLDEETQTPADVQRVKETESSTEESDRSFTPHQSGHQKHKSKGRSPMGPPSWVPGFPPGLPPGPHFHKSDGRRSEGPGPFFPGWPPMIPPGPPMIPPPPPMSPDTMEDDEALGSMLISWYMSGYHTGYYMGLKQGRREAAASKKSHRK; this is encoded by the exons ATGGCAAATGGAGCGGAAGACGTCATATTTTGTCGAGGAACGGGTCAT AGTGATGATTCTGATATTTGGGATGACACAGCTTTGATTAAAGCATATGATAAAGCAGTCGTGTCGTTTAAG AATGCATTGAAAGGAGAGAATGATGTGACACCAAACAAGAAAGATAAACCTGGGAAGAAgcggaaaaacaacaaaaagagtaaAAGCAGAAAGAAATGTAACGCAGCGCCTGATAAGGAG TGGCAAGTTGGGGACTCCTGTTTTGCATTCTGGTCTGAGGATGGCAACTTGTATGCTGCTACCATTTCCTCAATCGACCACGAGAAGGGCACCGGTGTCATCATTTTTACAGACTACGGTAATGAGGAAGAACAGAACCTCAGTGACCTTCTAACAGAGGGTTCGGACTTGGATGAGGAAACTCAAACACCAGCAGATGTACAAAGA GTCAAAGAGACAGAGTCATCGACAGAAGAGAGTGATAGATCTTTTACCCCACACCAGTCTGGTCATCAGAAGCACAAATCTAAGGGCAGATCTCCCATGGGGCCTCCGTCTTGGGTTCCTGGTTTCCCTCCTGGACTTCCACCAGGACCTCACTTCCATAAG TCGGATGGCAGACGGTCAGAAGGTCCTGGACCTTTCTTCCCTGGATGGCCTCCCATGATTCCACCTGGTCCCCCG ATGATCCCACCACCTCCACCAATGAGTCCAGACACCATGGAGGATGACGAGGCCTTGGGCAGTATGCTTATTTCCTGGTACATGAGTGGCTATCACACAGGATACTATATG
- the LOC127434884 gene encoding methylcrotonoyl-CoA carboxylase beta chain, mitochondrial-like isoform X3: MILQYVRPTVSLIRSKSVNAAVSRLYHADKVATLGSQPDVQSPVFQENYERMQALVKELKDRAEKIKLGGGEKARNLHTSRGKLLPRERIDRLLDPGSPFLEFSQFAAYQLYGKEEVPAGGIITGIGRVSGLECMIVANDATVKGGTYYPVTVKKHLRAQEIAQQNHLPCIYLVDSGGANLPRQADVFPDRDHFGRIFFNQAHLSSEGIAQIAVVMGSCTAGGAYVPAMADKSIIVRKQGTIFLGGPPLVKAATGEEVSAEDLGGADLHCRKSGVTDHYALDDNHALHLARKVIRSLNYKKKLDVTVEPPEAPLFPVDELYGIVGDNLKRNFDIREVIARIVDGSKFDEFKAFYGDTLVTGFARIFGYPVGIIGNNGVLFSESAKKGTHFIELCCQRNIPLLFLQNITGFMVGREYEAGGIAKDGAKMVTAVACANVPKITVIIGGSYGAGNYGMCGRAYSPRFLYMWPNSRISVMGGEQAATVLATITKDQKFTIEQEAAMKEPIIKRFEEEGSPYYSSARLWDDGIIDPADTRLVLGLSLSAALNAPTHKTRFGVFRM, encoded by the exons ATGATTCTGCAGTATGTTAGACCGACGGTCTCGCTCATTCGGAGCAAGAGTGTAAATGCTGCCGTCTCCAGATTATATCATGCGGATAAAGTGGCAACGCTGGGCTCGCAGCCGGACGTTCAGTCTCCGGTCTTTCAG GAGAATTACGAGCGAATGCAAGCGCTGGTGAAGGAGTTGAAGGACAGAGCAGAAAAAATCAAACTTG GAGGTGGAGAAAAAGCAAGAAACCTTCATACATCCCGAGGAAAGCTTCTGCCTCGAGAACGCATCGACAGACTGTTGGATCCTGG ATCTCCCTTTCTGGAGTTTTCCCAGTTTGCTGCCTATCAGTTATATGGTAAGGAGGAGGTTCCTGCAGGAGGCATTATCACTGGTATTGGCAGAGTCTCAGG GTTGGAATGTATGATAGTTGCAAATGATGCCACTGTCAAAGGTGGTACCTATTATCCGGTTACAGTAAAGAAGCACCTACGTGCCCAAGAGATTGCACAGCAAAACCATTTGCCATGCATATACCTGG TGGATTCTGGAGGAGCCAATTTACCCAGACAGGCAGATGTGTTTCCAGACAGAGATCACTTTGGGCGCATCTTCTTTAATCAGGCCCATCTTTCCTCTGAAGGAATTGCACAG ATAGCTGTTGTTATGGGTTCCTGCACGGCCGGGGGTGCCTATGTCCCTGCCATGGCTGATAAAAGCATCATAGTACGCAAACAAGGGACCATTTTTCTGGGAGGACCACCACTG GTAAAAGCTGCTACAGGTGAAGAGGTGTCTGCTGAAGACCTAGGAGGTGCAGACCTTCACTGCAG AAAGTCAGGAGTAACCGATCATTATGCCTTGGATGACAACCATGCCCTTCACCTTGCACGGAAAGTAATACGAAGCCTGAACTACAAGAAAAAACTTGAT GTTACTGTGGAGCCTCCGGAGGCACCTCTGTTTCCTGTGGATGAACTATATGGGATTGTGGGAGACAACCTCAAACGCAACTTTGACATTCGAGAG GTTATTGCTCGTATTGTTGATGGCAGTAAATTTGATGAATTCAAGGCCTTCTATGGAGACACACTTGTCACAG GTTTTGCCCGGATATTTGGCTACCCTGTTGGAATTATAGGCAATAATGGTGTGCTGTTCTCAGAATCTGCAAAGAAA ggaACTCATTTCATTGAGCTTTGCTGTCAGAGAAACATTCCACTCCTCTTCCTTCAAAATATTACAG GCTTCATGGTTGGCAGAGAGTATGAGGCTGGAGGTATTGCTAAAGATGGAGCTAAAATGGTGACAGCCGTGGCCTGTGCCAATGTGCCTAAGATTACTGTAATCATTGGAGGATCGTATGGTGCTGGGAACTATGGCATGTGTGGTAGAGCATATAG CCCCCGGTTCCTGTACATGTGGCCCAATTCACGGATCTCAGTAATGGGAGGGGAGCAGGCAGCAACTGTACTTGCCACCATAACTAAAGATCAAAAA TTTACAATAGAGCAGGAGGCTGCTATGAAGGAGCCAATTATCAAACGCTTTGAGGAGGAGGGAAGCCCATATTATTCCAGTGCCAG ATTGTGGGACGATGGGATCATTGACCCTGCTGACACTCGCCTTGTCCTGGGCTTGAGTTTGAGTGCTGCCCTCAATGCACCCACACATAAAACCCGCTTTGGTGTCTTCAGAATGTAA